The Phyllostomus discolor isolate MPI-MPIP mPhyDis1 chromosome 9, mPhyDis1.pri.v3, whole genome shotgun sequence nucleotide sequence CCCGAGCTATATTTTGATTGGCAGGAATATAAAATCAGTGTGGCCCCAAAATCCAATTTTTTAAGAGAACCCAGAAATCCAATCCTTATTTAAAAAGTCCTTATTCAAACTTTATACACTTTTCTAGGGAGACCAAGCAACACAGAAATGTGTGTTTTGGGCCATATGTGATCTTCTAGGGCATCAGCTGAGTGTAAGAGGCAAGGCAGAAGGTCTCCAAACAATGTGAAAGTCTACTGTGGCTTTTTCAGGAAATAATAGGGAGCCAGCGAGAGTCACCCCTTTCCTCTCACccagaagaaaaatggaagttACATACATGGAAAACCATTACCTATGCCAGGCCTGACCTTCCTGGCACTCCCCAACAACTTGATGTCATAAGGGCCACTGGCCCCATTTCCAGGCAAAGCAGATGAGGAGTAGAGTGCTCCACAATTGTCTGTGATTACATGGATGTAAAGTGCTGACACTGGGCTCAAAACTCCATTTCTAATTCCACAATCTGAGTACTTCCAACTGCTATACATGGTATTCCACATCAAGATATTTGATCCTTTTCATTGAAAAGGGCTTTGCTGTCATGTTCCCCAAGGCCTAGCCTTTTGCCTCACTTAATCAACCAGCTCCCTCTCCTGATTCAAGGCTgctgctcttccttctctctagTTCCTGCTGTGGTGAATGCTCATCCATCCCCACAGCACCTTCCTCAGTCTGTCTACAGCCTGGCCTTTCAGATGTCATTCCCACTACTCACTTGTAGCTCAGTCTCTTGGCTTCCCAGTTCCACATTCCTGAGACAGGAATCTATTTGGTTCAGATCATGTTTTTGTCCCAAGGCATAATAGATGGTTTGTCAGCCCATGGGGTAGACCTCTATTTGGTCAGATGCCAGACAAGACATGACCCTCTGTaactcctctctctttcccatccccCTCTACCCTCTAATCCATCTGTAAGCAATTTATGTCTCAGGGCCAATCCCCCAAAACTACTCATGGTACTAATACTAACAGGACCACTCAGGAAAGCTCTTCCTGGAAACAGTACCCAAACACCTACTGAGACTTGTTTGATGTTCATAAATATGGCTTGAATGGAATGCttgcaccagccagggtaagaatTCATGACAGTACCTGCAATCAGTCTAGAGCCTCTGAAACACATACCACTGCCCTGCAAGGGCAATGGTAAAAACAGCATATGGGTCACCTACAGACTGACCCAGGTGAACAAAGGAACCAGGGAGTGCTCCACATCCCCACTCACCCTCAGCGATACTTAACCATGAAGCTGAGCAAATTGAACAAAAGATCTCTTGGTTTCCCACTGAGAGAAAGAGATTTTGTTAGCAATGAGCACTCACTCTGCCTCTTTCTGACATGGACAGCTTAGGGAGGCCTCTGCAGAACCACCCAAATCAATAAGGGGTTGGAAAGGCAGACACATAATGAGGTCAGAGTATTCCTTGCGCTGAGAGGGTAGAATTTTAAATACTCTTTATAAGCCTACATTTTGAATGGAGGGCAGCAGCTTTTATTTAGCTTATATTGACACAATAAATTGTGTCAATTGTGTCAATATAAGCTAAAggtctatatatatataagggcttatatatatatataaggtctATATATAAACCTATGaatccatcaccacaatcaagataatgaatcTATCCATCACTTCAAGATTCTTCATAGCCATTGTAAacaacccttccctccccactacCCATTTCCATGTcttagcaaccactgatctttctgTCATTAGGGTTTGCCTTTTCTAGTATGttacataaatagaatcatattgTACATACTTGGTTTTCTCTGacttcagcataattattttgataacTCAATTGTGCTGTTGTGCATATATcaataattcattcctttttattgctgaatagtattccatggtCTAACATACCACAATTTGTTCATTATtaacctgttgatggacatttggtttaTTCCCAGTTTGGCACTATGACagctatgaacattcacatacagatTTTTGTAGTTGTATatatgctttctttccttttggggAAAATACTTAAGAATGGAATAACTGGATCATCAGGTAAGCATGTGCTTGAGTATGGTCAATTTAATAACATTTCCTTGTGGGTTTTAGAGTGTCCACACTGTGTATATTTAGCCTACCAAATAAAGGTACACACAGATCACACAGGAACACATGACATATATACTCACCAATAAGGAGGTTACATCAGGCAGCCAGCTTCATTCCAGTCCTCCCAATACATGAAAAGGGTTTCCAGAGGGGAGAATCTCCCAGGATGACCTTCAACTTTGTAAATGTTCACTGCACAAGATCCTGACACTTCAGAAATGGTTATATAATCTGTCTTCAGGAGATCCTTTAAAAAGGACAACATCTCACTGATCTAGAATAAGGCAGTTATTATCAATACTGAAAGCTGCAGCATGAACCAGAGCAGGTGTTCTTCAAGGATGCTCCcatcaacatcacctgggaacttattAGAAAGGCACATTCTCTCCAGCCCAGACCTACAGAGTTAAATATCCAGTTGGGGCCCAGCACCCTAGGCTTTCACCAGCCCTGCAGGTGATCTGATGTATGCTCCAATTTAAGAAACAGTGGCCTAAAACACCTTTCAAGTCCTTCAACTCACTCAAAATTGAATCCATCAGAAGTCATGATACACTATCACTTATACTGCCTGTTCTACCCACATCACTCTGCAGTCCACTTTCTTTACAATTCTGCAAGCTTGTGCTAGTCTTCTCAGAGAACCAAGTTACCAACTGGAGTCCAAACTTACTAATGGTCATCACTATTTCCCCAAAGCACCAAACTAAGAAAAACTAGGAATCAGGCAGGAACTGTCATTATACCATTTAAATCCAACTGTCAAAACCACCCATTTTTCTATGTGTAGATTTCACCCTACTATATttcagtataaataaatataagaaaagaaaaagattttaggtGATACACCACTCCAATACTCTTTACTGTTCTGTAACCATTGCTGCAAATGTACACACTAGCAGGAAAAATAATCAAACTTGAATAGGAAGAATTTGAGTAAAACTATGggatactttttgttttaatcttcagTTTAAGCATGATTTCTGCTCCACATTATAGCCAAAGGGAGGTTCTCATCATTTCCTTGGTATTTTGCATGCTTAACATTTAGCCCAGTCTTTGAACAACCTCTCCAACTTCCGGCCAAGCAGAACTTTGCCGCTCACTTTGAACTTGCCGGCAAGAAAAGCCTTCTGAGGGTTTATTTTGCCCAAAACCAACTCCATAAAGACAGGTTCTGGGATTGTGAAAATAGTATCTGCTGGGAGCTTGGCAGATCCTGGATACATGTCCCCTGACCCATTCTTCAGATCAATGGTCCACTGCAGAACGATCTTCCCATCTTTGGTGATGTCCAGCTGAAAGATGGCATTGACTTTCTTTACCAGCTGAGCCCCCACTTCTTTGACATAATATCTAATGTCCTCAAACACCTGGAAGCTCTGGAATTCTGAAAGCTCTAGAGGGTGTGGCATGGCAGGTTCCCAAGCTGAGCCCATTTCCTTGCACTGACATGCCTTAGGTCCATCCCCTGCTTTGATCTTGGGTTGATGGTCAGTTCTCTTCCACATCTTACTGTACTGGTCCTCTTGACCTTGCCATCTGATTAGTAAGCCACTGTGGCCAGATTAATATCTGCAGGTCAGATTGTGACATCAAAGGTAAGGCCCAGACAGGGAATGAGGCTGGTGTATGTGCTGCAGTCTTATTGGCTAAACAGATGCTAAAATGTGACATGGGGTGAGGCCTCAAACAGGTAATTATGAGGCAGATCACACTCCCCCCCAAACCAATCAGGACTATTGGTCTTATAAGCCCAGAAAGTTCTGGACTCCATGgtggaaataaaggaaactgtcTTGAGAAGGTCTTTTGGTGACATGAGCTCTGTCTTTCCAACGCAGACATCTCCCAGTAGTCACCCTAAATGAGAGAGCAGTTATTGTGATTCCTTCAAAAGTAGatgattctttctctttcattttattgattgattgattgttgttgttgttgttgttcaagtacagttgtctccatttttccaccaccactttccccccaacccacccacccccacctatcaccctcaatccttcctgctttggctttgtccatgggtcctttagtTGCTCCTGAAATCCCTTAtccccccactatcccctcccatctccccccactatcccctcccatctcctctctatcagtttgttctgaatttcagtgtctctggttatattttgcttgcttacctgttttgttgactaggttccacttatagatgaaatcatatagtgtttgtctttcatcacctggattatttcacttagtataatgatCTCCAGACCCAttcatgctgttgcgaagggtagaagccccttttttctttctgctgcatggtattccattgtgtaaatgtaccatagacttttgatccattcattcactgatgggcacttaggttgcttccagcacttggctattgtaaactgtgttTGTGGACAAAAGTAGATAATTCTTAAGCAACAGATCATAGTGCTGGATTTGCCTTGATCTGATGGCTGATGGAAGGGACATGTTTTTAGAGCCAAATAGCAGGTTGGAGAAGGAATCAGCGCAGACCTGCATCATTCAGAAACCTCCCAGCACAGTGAGAgggaggaaaaatttaaaaaagacgtATCTCTAAGAAGAGCAGAAGA carries:
- the SCP2D1 gene encoding SCP2 sterol-binding domain-containing protein 1 — encoded protein: MWKRTDHQPKIKAGDGPKACQCKEMGSAWEPAMPHPLELSEFQSFQVFEDIRYYVKEVGAQLVKKVNAIFQLDITKDGKIVLQWTIDLKNGSGDMYPGSAKLPADTIFTIPEPVFMELVLGKINPQKAFLAGKFKVSGKVLLGRKLERLFKDWAKC